The Camelina sativa cultivar DH55 chromosome 14, Cs, whole genome shotgun sequence genome includes a window with the following:
- the LOC104743102 gene encoding probable cyclic nucleotide-gated ion channel 10 isoform X2 has protein sequence MMAFSHDNRVRFKDEERSIASEYGYGRKARPSLDRVLKNVKWGIEKGSGNFKIFKKPLSSLPHKDPDHNKVQKETSGTTKKNIINPQDSFLQNWNKIFLFACVLALAIDPLFFYIPIVDGTRHCLTMDSKLEIAASFLRTLIDAFYIIHIVFQFRTAYIAPSSRVFGRGELVDDAKAIALKYLSSYFIIDVLSILPLPQIVVLAVIPSVKEPDSLLTKDYLMSVIIVQYVPRILRLYPLYTEVTRTSGIVTETAWAGAAWNLSLYMLASHVFGALWYLISVEREDRCWQEACEKKNGCSLSSLYCHGNGNAANDYLTTSCPFLDPGDITNSTIFNFGIFTDALKSGVVESHDFWKKFFYCFWWGLRNLSALGQNLQTSKFVGEIVFAISICISGLVLFALLIGNMQKYLESTTVREEEMRVRKRDAEQWMSHRMLPEDLRKRIRRYEQYRWQETRGVEEENLLRNLPKDLRRDIKRHLCLDLLKKVPLFEIMDEQLLDAVCDRLKPVLYTENSYVIREGDPVGEMMFVMRGRLISATTNGGRTGVFNAVDLKASDFCGEDLLPWALDPQSSSHFPISTRTVQALTEVEAFALMAEDLKSVASQFRRLHSKQLQHTFRFYSVQWRTWSVSFIQAAWRRYCRKKLAKSLRDEEERLRDALAREGDGATASSSLSLGAALYASRFASNALHNLRHNYSNLPPRYTLPLLPQKPTEPDFTASHTTDP, from the exons ATGATGGCATTCAGCCATGATAATCGTGTCAG gTTTAAAGATGAAGAGAGGTCAATAGCCTCTGAGTATGGTTACGGAAGAAAAGCTAGACCTTCTTTAGACAGAGTTCTGAAGAATGTAAAGTGGGGAATTGAGAAAGGTTCaggaaatttcaaaatattcaaGAAGCCATTAAGTTCTCTTCCACATAAGGATCCTGACCACAACAAGGTCCAGAAGGAAACATCTGGTACCACTAAGAAGAACATCATTAACCCACAAGATTCGTTTTTGCAGAACTGGaacaaaatatttctctttGCTTGTGTTCTTGCTTTGGCGATTGATCCGCTGTTTTTCTACATTCCCATTGTCGATGGCACGAGGCACTGTCTTACTATGGACTCAAAGTTGGAGATAGCTGCGAGTTTTCTTCGTACACTCATCGATGCCTTTTACATTATTCACATTGTGTTTCAGTTCAGGACAGCTTACATCGCTCCTTCTTCTAGAGTTTTTGGCAGAGGTGAACTGGTGGATGATGCTAAGGCAATAGCCTTGAAGTATCTCTCATCTTACTTCATCATTGATGTACTTTCTATCCTTCCTCTCCCACAG ATAGTGGTCTTAGCTGTTATTCCAAGCGTCAAAGAGCCTGACTCTTTGCTCACAAAAGACTACCTTATGTCTGTCATAATCGTTCAATATGTTCCTCGGATTCTCCGTTTGTATCCGCTTTACACGGAGGTGACCAGAAC ATCTGGCATTGTTACTGAAACAGCATGGGCTGGAGCTGCTTGGAacctctctctctatatgtTAGCCAGTCAT GTATTTGGAGCTTTATGGTACTTAATCTCAGTAGAACGAGAAGACAGATGCTGGCAAGAGGCGTGCGAGAAAAAAAACGGTTGTAGTTTAAGTTCTCTGTACTGTCACGGTAATGGTAATGCTGCAAACGATTACCTGACCACCTCTTGCCCTTTTCTCGACCCTGGTGATATAACGAACTCAACCATCTTCAACTTTGGCATCTTCACTGATGCTCTTAAGAGTGGGGTTGTTGAATCACATGATTTCTGGAAGAAATTTTTCTACTGCTTTTGGTGGGGACTGCGAAATCTAAG tgcattgggacaaaaccttcaAACAAGCAAATTCGTTGGTGAAATCGTCTTTGCTATATCAATCTGCATATCTGGACTAGTCTTATTTGCGCTACTTATCGGCAATATGCAG AAATACTTGGAATCAACAACAGTTCGAGAGGAAGAAATGAgggtgagaaagagagatgcaGAGCAGTGGATGTCTCATAGAATGTTACCTGAAGACCTGAGAAAACGTATCAGAAGATATGAACAATATAGATGGCAAGAGACAAgaggagttgaagaagaaaacctTCTTCGTAACCTCCCTAAAGACCTAAGAAGAGATATTAAACGCCATCTTTGCCTCGATCTTCTCAAGAAA GTGCCTTTGTTTGAGATAATGGATGAACAATTACTTGACGCGGTTTGCGATAGGCTAAAACCTGTGCTCTACACAGAGAACAGTTACGTGATCCGTGAAGGAGATCCTGTAGGGGAGATGATGTTCGTGATGAGAGGAAGGCTTATAAGTGCTACCACTAATGGAGGAAGAACTGGGGTCTTCAATGCCGTGGACCTCAAGGCAAGTGATTTCTGCGGAGAAGATCTTCTTCCCTGGGCATTAGACCCACAATCTTCTTCTCACTTTCCCATCTCGACGAGAACAGTTCAAGCTCTCACCGAAGTTGAAGCCTTTGCTCTAATGGCTGAGGATCTCAAGTCTGTCGCTTCACAGTTCAGACGCCTCCATAGCAAGCAGCTCCAACATACTTTCAG GTTTTATTCGGTGCAATGGAGAACATGGAGCGTATCTTTTATACAAGCAGCGTGGCGGAGATACTGTCGGAAGAAGTTAGCCAAATCATTACGCGATGAAGAAGAGCGTCTCCGAGACGCGCTGGCTAGAGAAGGCGATGGTGCAACGGCGTCTTCGTCCTTGAGCCTTGGAGCCGCTCTTTACGCGTCGCGTTTCGCGTCAAACGCGCTTCATAATCTGAGGCACAATTATTCCAACCTTCCTCCTCGCTACACTCTTCCTTTGTTACCTCAGAAACCCACCGAACCTGACTTCACCGCCAGTCATACAACTGACCCTTGa
- the LOC104738659 gene encoding zinc finger CCCH domain-containing protein 1-like, whose translation MSDSGEPKPSQQEDESQPQPQPQPAGQESQSQQVCTFFKKPTKAKNIRKRTVDADEEDGDSKSHTSILQNLKKVAKPDSKLFFSSGPSKSSTTTSEAPEKPVFHYDSSKEIQVQNDSRATATLETETDFNQDARAIRERVLKKADESLKGNKKKASDEKLYTGIHGYTDHKAGFRREQTISSEKAGGSHGPLRASAHIRVSARFDYQPDICKDYKETGYCGYGDSCKFLHDRGDYKPGWQIEKEWEEAEKVRKRNKAMGVEDEDDEAGNDSDEDDDALPFACFICREPFVDPVVTKCKHYFCEHCALKHHTKNKKCFVCNQPTMGIFNAAHEIKKRMAEERSKA comes from the exons ATGTCAGATTCTGGTGAACCCAAACCGTCTCAGCAAGAAGACGAatctcaacctcaacctcaaccCCAACCTGCTGGGCAAGAATCTCAGTCTCAACAAG TGTGCACTTTCTTCAAGAAGCCAACTAAAGCTAAGAACATTAGGAAAAGAACTGTTGACGCAGATGAGGAAGACGGAGATTCCAAAAGCCATACTTCTATATTACAAAATCTAAAGAAAGTTGCGAAACCCGACAGCAAGCTATTCTTTTCCTCTGGACCATCTAAGAGCTCTACTACAACGAGTGAAGCTCCTGAGAAACCCGTCTTTCACTACGATTCATCCAAGGAAATCCAGGTTCAAAACGACAGTAGGGCAACAGCAACCCTTGAAACCGAAACCGACTTCAATCAAGACGCACGAGCTATCCGTGAGCGAGTTCTCAAAAAAGCAGACGAATCATTGAAAGGGAATAAGAAAAAGGCTTCAGATGAGAAGCTGTACACCGGAATTCATGGATATACAGATCACAAAGCTGGGTTTAGAAGAGAACAAACAATCTCGAGCGAGAAAGCTGGAGGCTCACACGGGCCACTGAGAGCTTCTGCTCACATCAGAGTGTCGGCTAGATTCGATTACCAGCCAGATATATGCAAGGATTACAAGGAAACCGGATACTGTGGATATGGAGATTCGTGTAAGTTCTTGCATGACCGTGGGGATTATAAACCGGGATGGCAGATAGagaaagaatgggaagaggcaGAGAAAGTTAGGAAGAGGAATAAAGCTATGGGAgttgaggatgaagatgatgaggctGGCAACGATAGCGACGAAGACGACGATGCACTTCCCTTTGCTTGCTTCATTTGCAGGGAGCCTTTCGTTGATCCAGTTGTCACCAAATGCAAGCATTACTTCTGCGAGCATTGTGCTTTAAAG CATCACACGAAGAACAAGAAGTGCTTTGTGTGTAACCAACCAACAATGGGGATTTTCAATGCAGCACATGAGATCAAGAAGAGAATGGCTGAAGAACGTAGTAAAGCTTAA
- the LOC104743102 gene encoding probable cyclic nucleotide-gated ion channel 10 isoform X1 — translation MMAFSHDNRVRFKDEERSIASEYGYGRKARPSLDRVLKNVKWGIEKGSGNFKIFKKPLSSLPHKDPDHNKVQKETSGTTKKNIINPQDSFLQNWNKIFLFACVLALAIDPLFFYIPIVDGTRHCLTMDSKLEIAASFLRTLIDAFYIIHIVFQFRTAYIAPSSRVFGRGELVDDAKAIALKYLSSYFIIDVLSILPLPQIVVLAVIPSVKEPDSLLTKDYLMSVIIVQYVPRILRLYPLYTEVTRTSGIVTETAWAGAAWNLSLYMLASHVFGALWYLISVEREDRCWQEACEKKNGCSLSSLYCHGNGNAANDYLTTSCPFLDPGDITNSTIFNFGIFTDALKSGVVESHDFWKKFFYCFWWGLRNLSALGQNLQTSKFVGEIVFAISICISGLVLFALLIGNMQKYLESTTVREEEMRVRKRDAEQWMSHRMLPEDLRKRIRRYEQYRWQETRGVEEENLLRNLPKDLRRDIKRHLCLDLLKKVPLFEIMDEQLLDAVCDRLKPVLYTENSYVIREGDPVGEMMFVMRGRLISATTNGGRTGVFNAVDLKASDFCGEDLLPWALDPQSSSHFPISTRTVQALTEVEAFALMAEDLKSVASQFRRLHSKQLQHTFRFYSVQWRTWSVSFIQAAWRRYCRKKLAKSLRDEEERLRDALAREGDGATASSSLSLGAALYASRFASNALHNLRHNYSNLPPRYTLPLLPQKPTEPDFTASHTTDP, via the exons ATGATGGCATTCAGCCATGATAATCGTGTCAG gTTTAAAGATGAAGAGAGGTCAATAGCCTCTGAGTATGGTTACGGAAGAAAAGCTAGACCTTCTTTAGACAGAGTTCTGAAGAATGTAAAGTGGGGAATTGAGAAAGGTTCaggaaatttcaaaatattcaaGAAGCCATTAAGTTCTCTTCCACATAAGGATCCTGACCACAACAAGGTCCAGAAGGAAACATCTGGTACCACTAAGAAGAACATCATTAACCCACAAGATTCGTTTTTGCAGAACTGGaacaaaatatttctctttGCTTGTGTTCTTGCTTTGGCGATTGATCCGCTGTTTTTCTACATTCCCATTGTCGATGGCACGAGGCACTGTCTTACTATGGACTCAAAGTTGGAGATAGCTGCGAGTTTTCTTCGTACACTCATCGATGCCTTTTACATTATTCACATTGTGTTTCAGTTCAGGACAGCTTACATCGCTCCTTCTTCTAGAGTTTTTGGCAGAGGTGAACTGGTGGATGATGCTAAGGCAATAGCCTTGAAGTATCTCTCATCTTACTTCATCATTGATGTACTTTCTATCCTTCCTCTCCCACAG ATAGTGGTCTTAGCTGTTATTCCAAGCGTCAAAGAGCCTGACTCTTTGCTCACAAAAGACTACCTTATGTCTGTCATAATCGTTCAATATGTTCCTCGGATTCTCCGTTTGTATCCGCTTTACACGGAGGTGACCAGAAC ATCTGGCATTGTTACTGAAACAGCATGGGCTGGAGCTGCTTGGAacctctctctctatatgtTAGCCAGTCAT GTATTTGGAGCTTTATGGTACTTAATCTCAGTAGAACGAGAAGACAGATGCTGGCAAGAGGCGTGCGAGAAAAAAAACGGTTGTAGTTTAAGTTCTCTGTACTGTCACGGTAATGGTAATGCTGCAAACGATTACCTGACCACCTCTTGCCCTTTTCTCGACCCTGGTGATATAACGAACTCAACCATCTTCAACTTTGGCATCTTCACTGATGCTCTTAAGAGTGGGGTTGTTGAATCACATGATTTCTGGAAGAAATTTTTCTACTGCTTTTGGTGGGGACTGCGAAATCTAAG tgcattgggacaaaaccttcaAACAAGCAAATTCGTTGGTGAAATCGTCTTTGCTATATCAATCTGCATATCTGGACTAGTCTTATTTGCGCTACTTATCGGCAATATGCAG AAATACTTGGAATCAACAACAGTTCGAGAGGAAGAAATGAgggtgagaaagagagatgcaGAGCAGTGGATGTCTCATAGAATGTTACCTGAAGACCTGAGAAAACGTATCAGAAGATATGAACAATATAGATGGCAAGAGACAAgaggagttgaagaagaaaacctTCTTCGTAACCTCCCTAAAGACCTAAGAAGAGATATTAAACGCCATCTTTGCCTCGATCTTCTCAAGAAA GTGCCTTTGTTTGAGATAATGGATGAACAATTACTTGACGCGGTTTGCGATAGGCTAAAACCTGTGCTCTACACAGAGAACAGTTACGTGATCCGTGAAGGAGATCCTGTAGGGGAGATGATGTTCGTGATGAGAGGAAGGCTTATAAGTGCTACCACTAATGGAGGAAGAACTGGGGTCTTCAATGCCGTGGACCTCAAGGCAAGTGATTTCTGCGGAGAAGATCTTCTTCCCTGGGCATTAGACCCACAATCTTCTTCTCACTTTCCCATCTCGACGAGAACAGTTCAAGCTCTCACCGAAGTTGAAGCCTTTGCTCTAATGGCTGAGGATCTCAAGTCTGTCGCTTCACAGTTCAGACGCCTCCATAGCAAGCAGCTCCAACATACTTTCAG GTTTTATTCGGTGCAATGGAGAACATGGAGCGTATCTTTTATACAAGCAGCGTGGCGGAGATACTGTCGGAAGAAGTTAGCCAAATCATTACGCGATGAAGAAGAGCGTCTCCGAGACGCGCTGGCTAGAGAAGGCGATGGTGCAACGGCGTCTTCGTCCTTGAGCCTTGGAGCCGCTCTTTACGCGTCGCGTTTCGCGTCAAACGCGCTTCATAATCTGAGGCACAATTATTCCAACCTTCCTCCTCGCTACACTCTTCCTTTGTTACCTCAAAAACCCACCGAACCTGACTTCACCGCCAGTCATACAACTGACCCTTGa